One Molothrus aeneus isolate 106 chromosome 6, BPBGC_Maene_1.0, whole genome shotgun sequence genomic window carries:
- the KNSTRN gene encoding small kinetochore-associated protein has protein sequence MDGRLSRIPVHTRLHRPEPSAELQMNFLSKRKFVSTTSEPGLSVVPSLHFTSNVPADSVFKPANQGLPKSEKKVEPVSKKIVARRPLSRYQLEAELKNKNQLVETLKQQLARAEGTLKLRELKKENERLVHEVEKLKKIQETCMTILESRNINPGSTIEEEKEMRACREKTTMLTSMVTEELMLFCHRAAQEKEMLETAMAKWKSAQEENQHALEKHSDFQAQIKEWKTKLEVLGKLLAM, from the exons ATGGACGGGCGGCTCTCCCGCATCCCCGTGCACACCCGGCTCCACCGCCCCGAGCCGTCCGCAG AATTGCAAATGAATTTTCTTTCGAAGAGAAAATTTGTCAGCACAACATCAGAGCCAGGGCTCAGCGTGGTTCCCAGTCTTCACTTTACCTCAAACGTTCCAGCAGACAGTGTCTTCAAGCCTGCAAACCAAGG GTTGCCTAAGTCTGAGAAGAAAGTGGAACCAGTTTCAAAGAAGATAGTGGCAAGACG CCCTCTCAGCAGATACCAACTagaagcagagctgaaaaacaAGAATCAATTGGTGGAAACACTCAAACAACAATTAGCAAGAGCAGAG GGCACTCTCAAGTTAAGGGAGTTAAAGAAGGAGAATGAGAGGCTGGTCCATGAGGTTGAGAAGCTCAAGAAAATTCAGGAGACTTGCATGACAATTTTAGAAAGCAGAAACATCAATCCTG GCAGCACCatagaggaggagaaagagatgCGTGCGTGCCGGGAAAAGACGACA ATGCTAACTAGCATGGTCACAGAAGAATTGATGCTGTTTTGTCACAGAGCTGCACAAGAGAAGGAGATGCTTGAG ACAGCCATGGCCAAGTGGAAATCAGCACAAGAGGAGAACCAGCACGCCCTGGAGAAGCACTCCGACTTCCAAGCTCAAATTAAGGAATGGAAAACCAAACTTGAAGTGCTGGGGAAGCTCCTGGCAATGTGA
- the IVD gene encoding isovaleryl-CoA dehydrogenase, mitochondrial, whose translation MAAAVLGRAAGGARRWRALAVPRRGGAGLAVDDTVNGLSAEQRQLRQTMTKFCQEHLAPKAQQIDQENEFKGMRDFWKKLGELGVLGITAPAEYGGSALGYLDHVLVMEEISRASASVGLSYGAHSNLCINQLVRNGNEAQKHKYLPKLISGEHIGALAMSEPNAGSDVVSMKLKADKKGDFFVLNGNKFWITNGPDADVLIVYAKTDMNAVPASQGITAFIVERGMPGFRTAQKLDKLGMRGSNTCELIFEDCKVPAENVLGTLSKGVYVLMSGLDLERLVLSGGPLGLMQAVLDHAIPYLHVREAFGQKIGHFQLMQGKMADMYTRLMACRQYVYNVAKACDQGHFNAKDCAGVILYSAECATQVALDGIQCLGGNGYINDYPMGRFLRDAKLYEIGAGTSEVRRLVIGRAFNATFK comes from the exons ATGGCGGCGGCGGTGCTGGGgcgcgcggcgggcggggcgcggcggtGGCGGGCGCTGGCGGTGCCGCggcgcggcggcgcggggctggCGGTGGACGACACGGTGAACGGGCTGAGCGCCGAGCAGCGCCAG cttAGACAGACCATGACAAAGTTCTGTCAAGAGCATTTGGCTCCAAAGGCCCAGCAGATTGACCAGGAAAACGAATTCAAAGGCATGCGG GACTTTTGGAAGAAACTTGGAGAATTGGGAGTTCTGGGAATCACAGCCCCTG CGGAATACggtggctctgccctggggtaCCTGGACCACGTGCTGGTGATGGAGGAGATCTCCCGAGCGTCAGCGTCCGTGGGGCTCAGTTACGGGGCCCACTCCAACCTGTGCATCAACCAGCTCGTGCGCAACGGCAACGAGGCCCAGAAGCACAAGTACCTGCCCAAG CTAATCAGCGGGGAGCACATTGGAGCCTTAGCCATGAGCGAGCCAAATGCTGGCTCTGATGTTGTGTCCATGAAGCTGAAAGCAGACAAGAAAG GAGACTTCTTTGTTTTGAATGGGAACAAATTCTGGATCACCAACGGGCCGGATGCGGATGTTCTCATTGTCTATGCTAAAACTGACATGAACGCTGTCCCAGCCTCCCAAGGCATCACTGCCTTCATCGTGGAGAGG GGAATGCCAGGTTTCAGGACAGCCCAGAAGCTGGATAAGCTGGGAATGAGAGGGTCTAATACCTGTGAATTGATCTTTGAAGACTGCAAGGTCCCTG ctgaaaatgtcttggggacactgagcaaaGGAGTCTATGTTCTGATGAGTGGATTGGATCTGGAGAGGCTCGTGCTGTCTGGAGGCCCCCTGGG GCTCATGCAAGCTGTTCTTGACCACGCAATTCCATACCTGCATGTCAGAGAAGCATTTGGACAGAAAATTGGTCACTTCCAG CTCATGCAGGGCAAGATGGCAGACATGTACACGCGGCTCATGGCCTGCCGGCAGTACGTCTACAACGTGGCCAAAGCCTGTGACCAGGGCCACTTCAATGCCAAG GACTGCGCCGGAGTGATCCTGTACTCAGCAGAGTGTGCGACACAGGTGGCCCTGGATGGGATCCAGTGCCTGG GTGGGAACGGTTACATCAATGACTACCCCATGGGGCGCTTCCTGCGCGATGCCAAACTCTACGAGATCGGGGCGGGCACCAGCGAGGTGCGCAGGCTCGTCATCGGCAGGGCCTTCAACGCCACCTTCAAGTAA